In one window of Mercurialis annua linkage group LG4, ddMerAnnu1.2, whole genome shotgun sequence DNA:
- the LOC126678159 gene encoding transcription factor MYBC1, whose amino-acid sequence MREDDSNWFSKWEDELPSPEDLMPLSQTLITPDLALAFDIRTPTPNSNNPSSLHHHPNQNQIQNQHHQPPPPPPLSTSPSPTNPLASQPSSAEYAADSADMGSGAAGDEPARTLKRPRLVWTPQLHKRFVDAVAHLGIKNAVPKTIMQLMSVDGLTRENVASHLQKYRLYLKRMQGLSSGVNGGAASASDAATEHLFASSPVPAHFLHPGRPNSDHFLPFVPVAALQHHHHQQQMAAAVGHPQLQTQYHRQMGHFGSPPNGQFEHPFLARQSQHRMGQAVHNTVEDLESANGNGGRRVLTLFPTGDD is encoded by the coding sequence ATGAGAGAGGATGATTCGAATTGGTTTTCAAAATGGGAAGATGAACTTCCATCACCTGAAGATCTTATGCCTCTATCTCAAACCCTAATTACTCCTGATCTTGCTTTAGCTTTTGATATTAGAACCCCAACTCCCAATTCCAATAACCCTTCCTCACTCCATCACCATCccaatcaaaatcaaattcaaaatcagCACCATCAGCCCCCACCGCCTCCTCCTCTTTCCACCTCCCCTTCCCCCACCAATCCCTTGGCCTCCCAACCGAGTTCcgctgaatatgctgctgatTCGGCTGACATGGGTTCTGGGGCTGCTGGTGATGAACCTGCGAGAACGCTTAAAAGACCTCGTCTTGTTTGGACCCCGCAGCTTCATAAGAGATTTGTTGATGCTGTTGCCCACTTGGGGATTAAAAATGCTGTCCCGAAAACTATAATGCAGCTTATGAGTGTTGATGGGTTGACTAGAGAAAATGTTGCTAGTCATCTACAGAAGTATAGATTGTATTTGAAACGAATGCAGGGTTTGTCTTCTGGTGTTAATGGTGGTGCTGCTTCTGCCTCTGATGCTGCTACTGAACACTTGTTTGCGAGTTCTCCTGTGCCTGCTCACTTCTTGCATCCAGGGAGGCCTAATTCAGATCATTTTCTGCCGTTTGTTCCCGTGGCGGCCCTTCAACACCATCATCACCAGCAGCAGATGGCAGCTGCAGTGGGACATCCCCAATTGCAGACACAGTACCATAGGCAGATGGGCCACTTTGGTTCACCTCCAAATGGGCAGTTTGAGCATCCATTTTTGGCTAGGCAGTCGCAGCACAGGATGGGGCAAGCAGTGCACAATACTGTGGAGGATTTGGAATCTGCGAATGGGAATGGAGGGAGGAGGGTTCTCACACTTTTTCCTACAGGGGATGATTGA